In Sphingobacteriaceae bacterium, the following proteins share a genomic window:
- a CDS encoding DNA-binding response regulator, translated as MYSILLVEDEKNFASVLKDYLKMNGFVVELCMNGEDGLEAFRNGKFDLCIIDIMMPKKDGFTLTSEIKQVDKTIPVIFLTARSMREDMIKGYKLGADDYIVKPFDSEVLLLKIRVILNRKTHQLNNEEFQHEIGHFKFNARLRSLKTPDSEIKLSPKESALLNLLCQHKNDILLREHALKEIWKEDTYFTGRSMDVYILKLRKHLASDAKVELSNLHGNGYSLMERTF; from the coding sequence ATGTATAGCATATTATTAGTTGAAGACGAAAAGAATTTTGCTTCGGTATTGAAAGATTACCTGAAGATGAATGGCTTTGTTGTGGAACTTTGCATGAACGGCGAGGACGGACTAGAAGCCTTTAGGAATGGAAAGTTCGATCTTTGTATTATCGATATCATGATGCCGAAGAAAGACGGATTTACTTTAACCTCTGAAATAAAGCAAGTTGATAAAACTATTCCCGTCATTTTTTTAACCGCACGCAGTATGCGCGAAGACATGATTAAAGGCTATAAACTGGGTGCTGACGATTATATTGTAAAACCTTTTGATTCGGAGGTGCTTCTATTAAAGATTCGGGTTATTCTAAACCGTAAGACACACCAGCTCAACAACGAAGAATTTCAGCACGAGATCGGTCATTTCAAATTTAACGCAAGGTTGAGGTCTTTAAAAACTCCTGATTCGGAAATAAAACTTTCGCCAAAAGAATCTGCTTTGCTTAATTTATTATGTCAGCATAAAAACGATATTCTGTTGCGCGAACATGCTTTAAAGGAGATTTGGAAAGAAGATACTTATTTTACCGGTCGCAGCATGGATGTTTACATTTTAAAGCTTCGCAAGCATCTGGCCTCCGATGCAAAGGTAGAACTCAGTAATTTGCATGGGAATGGCTACAGTTTGATGGAACGAACTTTTTGA
- the kbl gene encoding glycine C-acetyltransferase produces MYGQLKEQLQTTLSEIESNGLFKRERVITTPMDAVVKVNGKDVVIFCANNYLGLSSHPKVIEGAKKALDSHGFGMSSVRFICGTQDIHKTLEQKISKFLGTEDTILYAAAFDANGGVFEPLFDEQDAIISDELNHASIIDGVRLCKAQRYRYKNCDMADLEEQLIKSQAQRHRIIVTDGVFSMDGFVAPLDKICDLADKYNALVMVDESHATGFIGKTGRGTIEYRNVMNRVDIITGTLGKALGGAMGGFTSAKKEIIEILRQRSRPYLFSNSLSPVIVGASIAVFDMLSEATTLRDKLEWNINYFKKGIKEAGLDIREGDSAIVPVMLYDAKLSQTFADKLLAEGIYVIGFFFPVVPKDKARIRVQLSAAHEKEHLDKAIAAFTKVGKELGVIK; encoded by the coding sequence ATGTACGGCCAGCTAAAAGAACAACTTCAAACAACTTTATCAGAAATAGAAAGCAACGGTTTATTTAAACGCGAACGTGTTATAACCACACCTATGGATGCGGTTGTAAAAGTAAACGGAAAAGATGTTGTTATTTTTTGTGCAAATAACTATTTAGGACTTTCCAGTCATCCAAAAGTTATTGAGGGCGCAAAAAAAGCGTTAGACTCTCATGGCTTTGGTATGAGCAGCGTGCGCTTCATTTGCGGAACGCAAGACATTCATAAAACTTTAGAACAAAAGATCTCCAAATTTTTAGGAACAGAAGATACTATTTTGTATGCAGCTGCATTTGATGCTAACGGTGGGGTTTTTGAACCGTTGTTTGATGAGCAGGACGCTATTATTAGTGACGAGTTAAATCACGCCAGTATTATTGATGGTGTACGTTTGTGTAAAGCGCAACGTTACCGTTATAAGAATTGTGATATGGCTGATCTCGAAGAACAGTTGATTAAATCACAGGCACAACGTCACCGTATTATTGTGACAGACGGTGTGTTCAGTATGGATGGCTTCGTAGCCCCTTTGGATAAAATTTGTGATCTGGCTGATAAATACAATGCCCTTGTAATGGTAGATGAAAGTCACGCAACTGGCTTTATAGGTAAAACAGGCAGAGGTACTATTGAATACAGGAATGTAATGAATCGCGTAGACATAATTACCGGAACTCTTGGAAAAGCCTTAGGCGGTGCTATGGGCGGGTTTACAAGTGCTAAAAAAGAAATCATCGAAATTTTACGTCAGCGTTCGCGTCCTTATTTATTTAGCAATTCTTTGTCACCAGTTATTGTAGGTGCCAGCATTGCTGTATTTGATATGCTTTCGGAAGCAACTACCCTGCGCGATAAATTAGAGTGGAACATTAATTATTTCAAAAAAGGGATAAAAGAAGCGGGATTGGATATTCGTGAAGGAGATAGTGCTATTGTTCCTGTGATGTTATACGACGCAAAGTTATCTCAAACCTTTGCAGACAAATTGTTAGCAGAAGGCATTTATGTGATCGGATTTTTCTTTCCGGTAGTTCCAAAAGACAAAGCCCGTATTCGTGTACAATTAAGCGCGGCACATGAGAAAGAACATTTAGACAAAGCGATTGCTGCTTTTACAAAAGTGGGCAAAGAGTTGGGAGTGATCAAGTAG